Proteins encoded in a region of the Haloarchaeobius salinus genome:
- a CDS encoding potassium channel family protein has translation MRFVIIGAGRVGLRTARVLRDEGHDVTLVERDDRKIKRAREQGFTVVEGDGSREDKLEEAGIAEADAVGALTGDLNTNFAACMIADHNGARTVMRIDEDYREDIYRKYADAVDEIVYPERLGAIGAKNALLGGDIHAIADIAQNLQIVELTATEESPMRGYSLSEVELPASATMVAFGKADGPLMIPDPDESLELGDRVVVLADFDVLADVRQLVVGDASRAAAAGGV, from the coding sequence ATGCGGTTCGTTATCATTGGCGCTGGTCGAGTTGGACTGCGCACGGCACGCGTGCTCAGAGACGAGGGACACGACGTCACGCTCGTCGAGCGCGACGACCGGAAGATCAAGCGCGCACGCGAACAGGGGTTCACAGTCGTCGAGGGCGACGGCTCCCGGGAGGACAAACTGGAGGAGGCTGGCATCGCCGAGGCCGACGCCGTCGGTGCGCTGACGGGGGACCTGAACACGAACTTCGCGGCCTGCATGATCGCCGACCACAACGGTGCCCGCACCGTCATGCGCATCGACGAGGACTACCGCGAGGACATCTACCGGAAGTACGCCGACGCCGTCGACGAGATCGTCTACCCCGAGCGGCTCGGTGCCATCGGTGCGAAGAACGCACTGCTCGGCGGCGACATCCACGCCATCGCCGACATCGCACAGAACCTCCAGATCGTCGAGCTCACCGCGACCGAGGAGTCCCCGATGCGGGGCTACTCGCTCTCGGAGGTCGAACTTCCGGCGAGTGCGACGATGGTCGCCTTCGGGAAGGCCGACGGCCCGCTCATGATTCCGGACCCCGACGAGTCGCTCGAACTGGGTGACCGCGTGGTCGTCCTCGCGGACTTCGACGTCCTCGCCGACGTGCGCCAGCTCGTCGTCGGTGACGCCAGCCGGGCCGCAGCCGCAGGAGGTGTCTGA
- a CDS encoding DUF7522 family protein: MTSLVTERQADRIVSACRTTIGDSLRSVTYFTRDDFEQLYLRSDLERDADLTTFVGHEWRGFKTTQAAYQQSELGEYEYTIRVFENGFLVRVTTETEGVFVTTDGLTLSNFDEVEMAVRGVLNAGEDEAPAQE, from the coding sequence ATGACAAGCCTGGTGACCGAGCGGCAGGCGGACCGCATCGTGTCGGCGTGCAGGACGACGATCGGCGACAGTCTGCGGTCGGTGACGTACTTCACCCGCGACGACTTCGAGCAGCTGTACCTCCGGAGCGACCTGGAGCGTGACGCGGACCTGACGACGTTCGTGGGCCACGAGTGGCGCGGGTTCAAGACGACGCAGGCGGCGTACCAGCAGTCCGAACTGGGGGAGTACGAGTACACCATCCGGGTGTTCGAGAACGGCTTCCTGGTGCGGGTGACGACGGAGACGGAGGGGGTGTTCGTCACGACCGACGGGCTGACGCTGTCGAACTTCGACGAGGTCGAGATGGCGGTCCGGGGCGTACTGAACGCGGGGGAGGACGAGGCCCCGGCCCAGGAGTAG
- a CDS encoding Lrp/AsnC family transcriptional regulator, whose protein sequence is MVTAYIMIKANTGEADRLKESIEASEGVDHAYIVAGDVDVIAKVTVDSPGAVKDIAASKIQGIRGVEDTQTYIAMD, encoded by the coding sequence GTGGTCACAGCGTACATCATGATCAAGGCGAACACGGGCGAGGCGGACAGACTGAAGGAGAGCATCGAGGCCAGCGAGGGCGTCGATCACGCCTACATCGTCGCCGGTGACGTCGACGTCATCGCGAAGGTGACCGTCGACTCCCCGGGTGCGGTCAAGGACATCGCGGCGTCGAAGATACAGGGGATCCGCGGCGTCGAGGACACACAGACCTACATCGCGATGGACTAG
- a CDS encoding class I SAM-dependent methyltransferase: MSDDDPASWWDEAYERDAAPWDTGEPQPALASVADRTEHWRVLDPGCGTGTHTVHFASHGHDVVGVDVSENAVERARAKADEHGVEATFHVDDVRELDAVDGPFDAVVDSGMFHVYAGEDRERYVDALGDVVADGGRVFLVAFGADAPADDGPTPVSHDDVRAAFAAGWTVREVCDAGFETRHGTVPGTYAVVERTER; encoded by the coding sequence ATGTCTGACGACGATCCCGCGAGCTGGTGGGACGAGGCGTACGAGCGCGACGCGGCCCCGTGGGACACCGGCGAGCCGCAGCCGGCACTCGCGAGCGTCGCCGACCGCACGGAGCACTGGCGCGTCCTCGACCCCGGCTGCGGCACCGGCACGCACACCGTCCACTTCGCGAGCCACGGCCACGACGTGGTCGGCGTCGACGTCTCCGAGAACGCCGTCGAGCGAGCCCGGGCGAAGGCCGACGAGCACGGCGTCGAGGCGACGTTCCACGTCGACGACGTGCGCGAGCTCGACGCCGTCGACGGGCCGTTCGACGCGGTCGTCGACAGCGGGATGTTCCACGTGTACGCCGGTGAGGACCGCGAGCGGTACGTCGACGCGCTGGGCGACGTGGTCGCCGACGGTGGCCGGGTCTTCCTCGTCGCGTTCGGGGCCGATGCGCCGGCCGACGACGGGCCGACGCCGGTCTCCCACGACGATGTCCGGGCGGCCTTCGCCGCCGGCTGGACGGTCAGGGAAGTGTGCGATGCCGGGTTCGAGACGCGACACGGCACCGTCCCCGGGACCTACGCGGTCGTCGAACGGACGGAGAGATAA
- a CDS encoding cytidine deaminase, producing the protein MDSRPPYAADHELVDAAVETLESRFDPDRHRVASALRTEDGTVYTAVNLQSSVDQATVHCEPVTLENALADGHDSFDCSVAVRFRDDDPANEPVVISACGVCRELLYDYDPSLDVLVRIEGELRKAALSELLPART; encoded by the coding sequence ATGGACTCACGACCACCGTACGCCGCCGACCACGAGCTCGTCGACGCCGCAGTCGAGACGCTGGAATCGAGGTTCGACCCGGACCGCCACCGCGTCGCCTCCGCGCTCCGGACCGAGGACGGCACCGTCTACACCGCCGTGAACCTGCAGTCCAGCGTCGACCAGGCGACGGTGCACTGCGAGCCCGTCACCCTGGAGAACGCGCTCGCCGACGGCCACGACTCGTTCGACTGCTCGGTCGCGGTGCGCTTCCGCGACGACGACCCCGCGAACGAGCCCGTCGTCATCTCGGCATGCGGCGTCTGCCGGGAGCTGCTGTACGACTACGACCCGTCGCTCGACGTGCTCGTCAGGATCGAGGGCGAGCTGCGGAAGGCCGCACTCTCGGAGCTGCTGCCGGCGCGGACGTAG
- a CDS encoding anthranilate phosphoribosyltransferase, producing the protein MAQATREYGEWPLKRLMTAVVGSGHKSAEDMDRTQAREAFQRILGGEPDPTTLGAFWLANRWKRNNPEELAAYTDVMREESVVTAEPDCDPVDCGANYDGKGRSAILGVGAGIVAAAAGTPVVAHSGDRVPTQKQDAYKHVLDELGVRTELSPEESADMVDEVGFGFYYQPAFNPGIDELFDRRDQMGVRTFVNTIETFANPANADVHLGSFYHLAFAKKTCNTFAASEELDVGKVVMFQGMEGYDDIRPGYTKVAEWRADEDGGVDDYEIETAEFGMDFESEDLAVDDVAADSATITEAVLAGERDDQFADAIALNAAFRMYARDDVDSLDDGLELARETIGSGDAAAVLEDLREF; encoded by the coding sequence ATGGCACAAGCGACCCGCGAGTACGGCGAGTGGCCCCTGAAGCGGCTGATGACGGCGGTCGTCGGCTCCGGCCACAAGTCCGCAGAGGACATGGACCGCACGCAGGCCCGCGAGGCGTTCCAGCGCATCCTCGGCGGCGAGCCCGACCCCACCACACTGGGGGCGTTCTGGCTGGCGAACCGCTGGAAGCGCAACAACCCCGAGGAGCTGGCGGCGTACACCGACGTGATGCGCGAGGAGAGCGTCGTCACCGCCGAGCCGGACTGCGACCCCGTCGACTGCGGCGCGAACTACGACGGCAAGGGTCGGTCGGCCATCCTGGGCGTCGGGGCGGGCATCGTCGCCGCCGCCGCGGGTACGCCGGTCGTGGCCCACAGCGGCGACCGCGTCCCCACGCAGAAGCAGGACGCCTACAAGCACGTGCTCGACGAGCTCGGCGTCCGGACCGAACTGTCGCCCGAGGAGAGCGCGGACATGGTCGACGAGGTCGGCTTCGGCTTCTACTACCAGCCCGCGTTCAACCCCGGCATCGACGAGCTGTTCGACCGCCGCGACCAGATGGGCGTCCGGACGTTCGTCAACACCATCGAGACGTTCGCGAACCCCGCCAACGCGGACGTCCACCTCGGCTCGTTCTACCACCTCGCGTTCGCGAAGAAGACCTGCAACACGTTCGCCGCGAGCGAGGAACTCGACGTCGGCAAGGTCGTCATGTTCCAGGGGATGGAGGGCTACGACGACATCCGCCCCGGCTACACGAAGGTCGCCGAGTGGAGAGCCGACGAGGACGGCGGGGTCGACGACTACGAGATCGAGACCGCCGAGTTCGGCATGGACTTCGAGAGCGAGGACCTCGCCGTCGACGACGTGGCCGCGGACTCCGCGACCATCACCGAGGCCGTCCTCGCCGGCGAGCGCGACGACCAGTTCGCCGACGCCATCGCGCTCAACGCCGCGTTCCGCATGTACGCTCGCGACGACGTGGATTCGCTGGACGACGGGCTCGAACTCGCCCGGGAGACCATCGGATCCGGCGACGCCGCCGCGGTGCTCGAGGACCTGCGGGAGTTCTGA
- a CDS encoding complex I NDUFA9 subunit family protein, translated as MKVLVAGGTGFIGRRLCTELADRGHDVTALARSPDDAALPNTVETAMGDVSAYESIESHFEGQDVAVNLVALSPLFKPKGNLSHEAVHLQGTKNVVRACEEHGVDRLVQMSALGADPNAATAYLRTKGQAEDVVRSSALDSVIFRPSVVFGDGGEFVAFTKKLTTPYVTGFPGGGKTPFQPIWIEEFVPMMADAVEDDDHDGHAYEIGGPEVLTLADVARLAYAAEGKSLTIVPIPLSLAKVGATVAGALPFFPFGPDQIRSLKEDNRVADNDVAAFGVEPDELTTLASYLGVENPAKVTG; from the coding sequence ATGAAGGTACTCGTCGCCGGCGGAACCGGCTTCATCGGACGCCGACTGTGCACAGAGCTGGCCGACCGGGGGCACGACGTGACCGCCCTCGCGCGGAGTCCCGACGACGCCGCCCTCCCGAACACCGTCGAGACGGCGATGGGCGACGTGAGCGCCTACGAGTCCATCGAGTCCCACTTCGAGGGGCAGGACGTGGCGGTCAATCTCGTCGCGCTCTCGCCGCTGTTCAAGCCCAAGGGGAACCTCAGTCACGAGGCGGTCCACCTGCAGGGGACGAAGAACGTCGTCCGCGCATGCGAGGAACACGGCGTCGACAGGCTCGTCCAGATGTCGGCGCTGGGCGCGGACCCGAACGCCGCCACGGCGTACCTCCGGACGAAGGGGCAGGCCGAGGATGTCGTCAGGTCCTCCGCGCTCGACTCGGTCATCTTCCGTCCCTCGGTCGTCTTCGGCGACGGCGGCGAGTTCGTCGCCTTCACGAAGAAGCTGACGACCCCGTACGTCACCGGCTTCCCCGGGGGCGGGAAGACGCCGTTCCAGCCCATCTGGATCGAGGAGTTCGTCCCGATGATGGCCGACGCCGTGGAGGACGACGACCACGACGGCCACGCCTACGAGATCGGCGGTCCGGAGGTGCTCACCCTCGCGGACGTGGCGAGGCTGGCCTACGCCGCCGAGGGCAAGTCCCTCACCATCGTCCCCATCCCGCTGTCGCTGGCGAAGGTCGGTGCGACGGTCGCCGGTGCGCTCCCCTTCTTCCCGTTCGGCCCCGACCAGATCCGCTCGCTCAAGGAGGACAACCGGGTCGCCGACAACGACGTCGCGGCCTTCGGCGTCGAACCCGATGAACTGACGACGCTCGCGTCGTATCTCGGCGTCGAGAACCCGGCAAAGGTCACCGGGTGA
- a CDS encoding ferredoxin, giving the protein MSDAEDAHTPSEIGESDAPPVDEKPFKIIFEANKCFGAGKCAEVSANWDLDIDTGLARPKTYFFGEDELEHNVRAAEVCPAKKDRGIIHVVDRRTDEEIAPDPHGDGTLSVDW; this is encoded by the coding sequence ATGAGCGACGCCGAGGACGCACACACGCCAAGCGAGATCGGCGAGTCCGACGCCCCACCGGTCGACGAGAAGCCCTTCAAGATCATCTTCGAGGCCAACAAGTGCTTCGGCGCGGGCAAGTGCGCCGAGGTGTCCGCGAACTGGGACCTCGACATCGACACCGGGCTCGCCCGCCCGAAGACCTACTTCTTCGGCGAGGACGAGCTCGAGCACAACGTCCGCGCCGCCGAGGTCTGCCCCGCGAAGAAGGACCGGGGCATCATCCACGTCGTCGACCGCCGCACCGACGAGGAGATCGCCCCGGACCCGCACGGCGACGGGACACTCAGCGTGGACTGGTAA
- a CDS encoding tubulin/FtsZ family protein, with protein MKLAMIGFGQAGGKIVDRFVDYDERTGSGIVRAAIAVNTAKADLMGLENIPNENRVLIGQSRVKGHGVGADNELGAEIAEEDIDEVQGAIDSIPTHEIDAFLVVAGMGGGTGSGGAPVLAKHLKRIYTIPVYGLGVLPGSDEGGIYTLNAARSFQTFVREVDNLLVFDNDSWRQAGESVEGGYEEINEEIVRRFGVLFGAGEVGQGDEVGESVVDSSEIINTLAGGGISTVGYATEDVELSDDGGLLSRFTGGDDEQVDTAHTTNRITSLVRKAALGRLTLPCEIEGAERALLVMAGPTEHLNRKGIERGRKWLEEQTGSMEVRGGDYPLREPQVASCILLSGVNNVPRIKELQQVAIEAQDNIEAIREESEDNLQSLVEDDEDELEPLF; from the coding sequence ATGAAACTGGCGATGATTGGATTCGGTCAGGCCGGCGGGAAGATCGTCGACCGATTCGTCGACTACGACGAACGGACAGGGAGCGGCATCGTCCGTGCCGCGATCGCTGTGAACACGGCCAAGGCCGACCTGATGGGTCTGGAGAACATTCCGAACGAGAACCGCGTCCTCATCGGACAGTCCCGGGTCAAGGGACACGGTGTCGGCGCTGACAACGAGCTCGGCGCGGAGATCGCCGAGGAGGACATCGACGAGGTACAGGGTGCCATCGACTCGATCCCGACACACGAGATCGACGCGTTCCTCGTCGTCGCCGGGATGGGCGGCGGCACGGGGAGCGGTGGCGCACCCGTCCTCGCCAAGCACCTCAAGCGGATCTACACGATCCCGGTGTACGGGCTGGGCGTCCTGCCGGGGTCCGACGAGGGTGGCATCTACACGCTGAACGCCGCGCGGTCGTTCCAGACGTTCGTCCGCGAGGTCGACAACCTGCTCGTCTTCGACAACGACTCCTGGCGACAGGCCGGCGAGTCCGTCGAGGGCGGCTACGAGGAGATAAACGAGGAGATCGTCCGCCGCTTCGGCGTCCTGTTCGGGGCCGGCGAGGTCGGCCAGGGCGACGAGGTCGGTGAGTCGGTCGTCGACTCCTCGGAGATCATCAACACGCTCGCCGGTGGCGGCATCTCGACGGTGGGCTACGCGACCGAGGACGTCGAGCTGTCCGACGACGGCGGCCTCCTCTCGCGGTTCACCGGCGGCGACGACGAACAGGTCGACACCGCACACACGACCAACCGCATCACCTCGCTCGTCCGCAAGGCCGCGCTCGGGCGGCTCACGCTCCCCTGCGAGATCGAGGGCGCGGAGCGTGCCCTGCTCGTCATGGCCGGCCCCACGGAGCACCTGAACCGGAAGGGAATAGAGCGCGGGCGGAAGTGGCTGGAGGAGCAGACCGGCTCCATGGAGGTCCGCGGTGGCGACTACCCGCTCCGCGAGCCCCAGGTCGCGTCCTGTATCCTGCTCTCGGGCGTGAACAACGTCCCGCGCATCAAGGAGCTGCAGCAGGTCGCCATCGAGGCACAGGACAACATCGAGGCCATCCGCGAGGAAAGCGAAGATAACTTACAGAGCTTAGTCGAAGATGACGAGGATGAACTCGAGCCGCTATTCTAG
- a CDS encoding DoxX family protein, whose translation MTAQEVRLRSTIGGYTATGKLHSLSVWFILALRLMMGIAFFQSGVDKVLSGSFGAAGYLQNSPPANGSPVADLFVTMGETAWFVSFVDVAVPWGEILIGLGLIVGFLTRLAAFWGAFMMLMFYLGNWDVTHGYINGDFAYMLVFLSVAAFGAGRILGLDARVEQYEVGGQPLVERYPWMRYLLG comes from the coding sequence ATGACAGCACAAGAAGTCAGACTTCGGAGCACGATCGGCGGATACACCGCGACCGGCAAACTGCACTCGTTGAGTGTCTGGTTCATCCTGGCACTCAGACTGATGATGGGCATCGCGTTCTTCCAGAGCGGCGTCGACAAGGTGCTCTCTGGGAGCTTCGGCGCGGCCGGCTACCTGCAGAACTCGCCACCCGCGAACGGGAGTCCGGTCGCGGACCTGTTCGTGACGATGGGCGAGACGGCCTGGTTCGTGAGCTTCGTGGACGTCGCGGTCCCGTGGGGCGAGATCCTCATCGGGCTCGGACTCATCGTGGGCTTTCTCACACGACTGGCCGCGTTCTGGGGGGCGTTCATGATGCTCATGTTCTACCTCGGCAACTGGGACGTCACGCACGGCTACATCAACGGCGACTTCGCGTACATGCTCGTGTTCCTCTCCGTCGCGGCCTTCGGGGCGGGACGCATCCTCGGCCTCGACGCCCGGGTCGAACAGTACGAGGTCGGCGGTCAGCCACTGGTCGAGCGCTACCCGTGGATGCGCTACCTGCTCGGCTGA
- the pdhA gene encoding pyruvate dehydrogenase (acetyl-transferring) E1 component subunit alpha has product MHRVIGERDVEETPFSPEQARTLYRDMVRARRFDERALALQRRGWMSGYPPFKGQEASQVGAAHAMAESDWLFPTYRSNAMQIARGVPMSDLLLFRRGRAEFDSGHTLPVFPQAVPIATQIPHATGAGMAMNYRDDDGAVVCYFGDGATSEGDFHEGLNFAGVFETPTVFFCENNNWAISLPRDRQTAAASIADRAEAYGFSGGQVDGNDPLAVLEFVGSALESARDGEPVLVESMTYRQGAHTTSDDPSRYREEESDLPEWRTRDPLDRYEEYLREQGLVNDEYVETIREEADEELADAVDRAEAKEPAEPGEVFDSVYAELPPRLRKQRAEALSFAEEHDVQELEH; this is encoded by the coding sequence ATGCATCGAGTCATCGGAGAACGGGACGTCGAGGAGACCCCGTTCTCGCCCGAACAGGCCCGGACGCTCTACCGAGACATGGTCCGGGCGCGCCGGTTCGACGAGCGCGCGCTGGCGCTCCAGCGACGTGGCTGGATGAGCGGCTACCCGCCGTTCAAGGGTCAGGAGGCGTCGCAGGTCGGTGCGGCACACGCCATGGCGGAGTCGGACTGGCTGTTCCCGACGTATCGCTCGAACGCGATGCAGATCGCCCGGGGAGTCCCGATGAGCGACCTGTTGCTGTTCCGCCGCGGTCGGGCCGAGTTCGACTCCGGCCACACGCTCCCGGTGTTCCCGCAGGCGGTGCCCATCGCGACGCAGATCCCCCACGCGACCGGCGCGGGGATGGCGATGAACTACCGCGACGACGACGGCGCGGTCGTCTGCTACTTCGGCGACGGCGCGACGAGCGAGGGCGACTTCCACGAGGGGCTGAACTTCGCCGGCGTCTTCGAGACCCCGACGGTGTTCTTCTGCGAGAACAACAACTGGGCGATCTCGCTCCCGCGTGACCGACAGACCGCCGCAGCCTCCATCGCCGACCGGGCCGAGGCGTACGGCTTCTCCGGCGGGCAGGTCGACGGGAACGACCCGCTCGCAGTGCTGGAGTTCGTCGGCAGCGCGCTGGAGAGCGCCCGCGACGGCGAGCCCGTACTCGTCGAGAGCATGACCTACCGGCAGGGCGCACACACCACCAGCGACGACCCCTCGCGCTACCGCGAGGAGGAGTCGGACCTGCCCGAGTGGCGGACCCGCGACCCCCTCGACCGGTACGAGGAGTACCTCCGCGAACAGGGACTCGTCAACGACGAGTACGTCGAGACCATCCGCGAGGAGGCCGACGAGGAACTGGCCGACGCCGTCGACCGCGCCGAGGCGAAGGAGCCCGCCGAGCCCGGCGAGGTGTTCGACTCGGTCTACGCCGAGCTGCCGCCGCGGCTCCGCAAACAGCGCGCGGAGGCGCTCTCGTTCGCCGAGGAGCACGACGTACAGGAACTGGAGCACTAG
- a CDS encoding peptidylprolyl isomerase produces MSKTATIRTNHGDIEVELYDDRVPTTVENFVNLAEHDPAANDDPSPSTTTWEDPESGETRGDSLYAGVPFHRVIADFMIQGGDPTGTGRGGPGYQFEDEFDDELGHDGPGVLSMANSGPNTNGSQFFITLDAQPHLDGKHAVFGKVTDGMDVVETIGSLPTGPRDQPQEEAVIEGVDVHE; encoded by the coding sequence ATGAGCAAGACCGCGACCATCCGCACGAACCACGGTGACATCGAAGTCGAGCTGTACGACGACCGCGTCCCGACGACCGTCGAGAACTTCGTCAACCTCGCCGAGCACGACCCCGCGGCGAACGACGACCCGTCCCCGAGCACGACGACGTGGGAGGACCCCGAATCCGGCGAGACACGCGGCGACTCGCTGTACGCCGGCGTGCCGTTCCACCGCGTCATCGCCGACTTCATGATCCAGGGCGGCGACCCGACCGGCACCGGCCGCGGCGGCCCCGGCTACCAGTTCGAAGACGAGTTCGACGACGAACTCGGCCACGACGGCCCCGGCGTGCTCTCGATGGCGAACTCCGGCCCGAACACGAACGGCAGCCAGTTCTTCATCACGCTCGACGCCCAGCCCCACCTCGACGGCAAGCACGCCGTCTTCGGCAAGGTGACCGACGGCATGGACGTCGTCGAGACCATCGGCTCGCTCCCGACCGGCCCCCGCGACCAGCCCCAGGAAGAGGCCGTCATCGAGGGCGTCGACGTCCACGAGTAG
- the tmk gene encoding dTMP kinase: MLVTLEGLDGSGKTTVWEALHDTYPDATFTREPTESWYGEAVDRAIADDDADPLAELFLFVADHADHLSRVVRPALADGDLVISDRYSDSRYAYQGATLEGEIKRPMEYIRGVHQPFTRPPDVTLFLDVDPRTAMQRSGATNKFEQSKYLTQVRQNYEQLMEWEPERFVRVDATQSPEGVLDDVEDVFERILDEN, encoded by the coding sequence ATGCTCGTCACGCTGGAGGGACTCGACGGCAGCGGCAAGACGACGGTCTGGGAGGCGCTGCACGACACCTACCCCGACGCGACGTTCACCCGCGAGCCGACCGAGTCCTGGTACGGCGAGGCCGTCGACCGGGCCATCGCCGACGACGACGCCGACCCGCTGGCCGAACTGTTCCTCTTCGTCGCCGACCACGCCGACCACCTCTCGCGGGTCGTCCGCCCCGCACTGGCCGACGGCGACCTCGTCATCTCCGACCGGTACTCCGACTCGCGCTACGCCTACCAGGGTGCGACGCTGGAGGGCGAGATCAAGCGCCCGATGGAGTACATCCGCGGCGTCCACCAGCCGTTCACACGGCCGCCGGACGTGACCCTCTTCCTCGACGTGGACCCCCGGACCGCCATGCAGCGCTCGGGCGCGACGAACAAGTTCGAGCAGTCGAAGTACCTCACGCAGGTCCGCCAGAACTACGAACAGCTGATGGAGTGGGAGCCCGAGCGGTTCGTCCGCGTCGACGCCACCCAGTCGCCGGAGGGCGTGCTCGACGACGTGGAGGACGTCTTCGAGCGGATTCTCGACGAGAACTGA
- a CDS encoding Lrp/AsnC family transcriptional regulator, whose product MVHAFIMVKTAAGKSEELLDSIRALDAVSEAHIVAGNYDIITEVDADEVYDVLHTVTGEMQKLGGVADTKTYISLQ is encoded by the coding sequence ATGGTTCACGCGTTCATCATGGTGAAGACCGCAGCCGGAAAGTCCGAGGAACTCCTCGATTCGATCCGCGCGCTCGACGCGGTGAGTGAGGCGCACATCGTCGCCGGCAACTACGACATCATCACCGAGGTCGACGCCGACGAGGTGTACGACGTGCTGCACACGGTGACCGGAGAGATGCAGAAGCTCGGCGGCGTCGCCGACACGAAGACCTACATCTCGCTGCAGTAA
- a CDS encoding succinylglutamate desuccinylase/aspartoacylase family protein yields the protein MTRSARHRRERVTLARLPSGVEVTTTVHSYEGPEDGPTVYVQAAQHGREINGTEVLRRLHDELPTTDLAGKLVAVPVANPLTFDRVSYTTPEVLDSVNPNMNRVWPGDAEGSLHQRMAATLWEYAGDADVIVDLHTGSPSMLTHTVFTQGDDRSRELAEAFGTGLLLAEPSGEDAPEAWHRRGFDGKLRVAASAAGIPAITPELAHNKQIVEDAVATGVRGVLNVLRRLGVLDGQVIAGDAPRVARNHLGRVDAEESGLFRPTPSLELGQLVESGDHLGQVYHPSTYEVLQRVESTRDGICYAITREATVKGGDRLASVAIPVEE from the coding sequence ATGACCCGCTCGGCGCGTCACCGACGCGAGCGCGTGACACTCGCCAGACTCCCGTCCGGCGTCGAGGTCACGACCACGGTTCACAGCTACGAGGGACCGGAGGACGGACCGACAGTGTACGTGCAGGCGGCCCAGCACGGCCGCGAGATAAACGGCACCGAGGTCCTCCGCCGGCTGCACGACGAGCTCCCGACGACGGACCTCGCCGGGAAACTGGTCGCGGTGCCGGTCGCGAACCCGCTCACGTTCGACCGCGTCTCCTACACCACGCCGGAGGTGCTCGACTCGGTCAACCCGAACATGAACCGCGTCTGGCCCGGCGACGCCGAGGGGAGCCTCCACCAGCGCATGGCGGCGACGCTCTGGGAGTACGCCGGCGACGCCGACGTCATCGTCGACCTCCATACGGGCAGTCCGTCGATGCTCACCCACACCGTGTTCACGCAGGGCGACGACCGTTCGCGGGAGCTCGCCGAGGCGTTCGGGACGGGCCTGCTGCTCGCCGAACCGTCGGGCGAGGATGCCCCGGAGGCCTGGCATCGCCGCGGGTTCGACGGCAAGCTCCGCGTCGCCGCCAGCGCCGCGGGTATCCCGGCCATCACACCCGAGCTCGCCCACAACAAGCAGATCGTCGAGGACGCGGTCGCGACCGGCGTCCGGGGCGTGCTGAACGTCCTCCGCCGCCTCGGCGTGCTCGACGGACAGGTCATCGCCGGCGACGCGCCCCGGGTCGCCCGGAACCACCTCGGGCGCGTCGACGCCGAGGAGTCGGGGCTGTTCCGGCCGACCCCGTCGCTCGAACTCGGGCAGCTCGTCGAGTCGGGCGACCACCTGGGGCAGGTGTACCATCCGTCGACGTACGAGGTGCTCCAGCGGGTCGAGAGCACGCGCGACGGCATCTGCTACGCCATCACCCGCGAGGCGACGGTGAAGGGCGGTGACCGGCTCGCGAGCGTCGCGATCCCGGTCGAGGAGTGA
- a CDS encoding DUF5813 family protein has protein sequence MTQLPESAERAFERHDAFTPADDGYDLTTTPFDVRATATDTEDDRTAFEVTVRLPTLDAVVADETVPPVVEDGWFDTLALRLEDSFDPTKTVDADEPTVERRVGTVVVTFGYRSGRAKTGVEDAKVLAEFVEGTYVQGLIPGYDYEEPAGDLLATATNGAGR, from the coding sequence ATGACACAGCTGCCCGAGTCGGCCGAGCGTGCGTTCGAGCGCCACGACGCGTTCACGCCCGCGGACGACGGCTACGACCTGACGACAACCCCGTTCGACGTGCGGGCGACCGCGACGGACACCGAGGACGACCGGACCGCCTTCGAGGTGACCGTGCGGCTGCCGACGCTCGACGCCGTCGTCGCCGACGAGACGGTCCCGCCGGTCGTCGAGGACGGCTGGTTCGACACGCTGGCGCTCCGGCTGGAGGACTCGTTCGACCCGACGAAGACCGTCGACGCCGACGAACCGACGGTGGAGCGTCGCGTGGGGACGGTCGTCGTGACGTTCGGCTACCGCTCCGGGCGGGCGAAGACCGGCGTCGAGGACGCGAAGGTACTCGCGGAGTTCGTGGAAGGGACGTACGTGCAGGGACTGATTCCGGGCTACGACTACGAAGAACCGGCCGGCGACCTGCTCGCGACCGCGACGAACGGCGCTGGCCGCTGA